A region of Pontiella agarivorans DNA encodes the following proteins:
- a CDS encoding DUF2231 domain-containing protein, whose translation MLDLTHIHPMIVHFPIALLLVGFMSDLIGLVTRRAFFNHCGFYLLILGTVGVVAAYLSGEYAGDGMPEAGAMGQALELHESAAELTLWLVSGTALVRIAAVLLKKYKGVVKAVALLLFLVGVLSVARTGYYGGELVFKHAAGVQLDLGIDFGALGGDDVD comes from the coding sequence GTGCTTGATTTAACTCATATTCATCCGATGATTGTCCATTTCCCGATTGCGTTACTGTTGGTCGGCTTCATGAGCGATTTGATCGGGTTGGTGACCAGGAGGGCGTTTTTCAACCATTGCGGATTTTATCTGCTGATTCTCGGAACCGTAGGCGTGGTCGCTGCTTATCTTTCCGGAGAGTATGCCGGTGACGGCATGCCGGAAGCCGGAGCGATGGGACAGGCGCTGGAGTTGCATGAATCGGCAGCGGAGCTTACGCTGTGGCTGGTGTCGGGAACAGCGCTCGTCCGGATTGCAGCGGTGCTCCTGAAAAAATATAAAGGTGTCGTGAAGGCGGTGGCCCTGCTGCTTTTCCTGGTCGGCGTGCTTTCGGTCGCCCGAACCGGATATTATGGCGGCGAGCTTGTGTTTAAGCATGCAGCCGGTGTACAGCTCGATCTGGGGATTGATTTCGGCGCACTGGGCGGTGATGATGTCGATTGA
- a CDS encoding response regulator transcription factor, protein MRILIVEDEKGILNFLKEGLQEENFAVDAASDGDEGLELALTNDYDMVLLDWMVPGVSGIEICRQMRQREISAPIIFLTAKDTVRDAVFGLEAGANDYIRKPFEFEELLARIRVQLREHGGEHARLELGSIQMNLDTHQVFKDETEIKLTQKEFALLEFLIRNKGKVCSRTRIIEHVWDIHFDSDTSVIDVYINFLRKKLDTGDGKNHIGTIRGVGYIAREE, encoded by the coding sequence GTGCGTATTTTAATTGTTGAGGATGAAAAAGGCATACTGAACTTCCTGAAGGAAGGGCTTCAGGAGGAGAATTTTGCCGTGGATGCCGCATCGGACGGGGATGAGGGGCTGGAGCTGGCTCTGACCAACGATTACGATATGGTTCTTCTGGATTGGATGGTTCCGGGGGTCAGCGGTATCGAAATCTGCCGGCAGATGCGCCAGCGGGAAATCTCGGCACCGATTATTTTCCTGACCGCCAAGGACACCGTCAGGGATGCCGTTTTCGGGCTGGAGGCAGGTGCCAACGACTATATCAGGAAACCGTTTGAGTTTGAGGAGCTGCTCGCGAGGATCCGGGTGCAGCTTCGTGAACACGGAGGCGAGCACGCGCGGCTGGAGCTGGGCAGCATCCAGATGAACCTCGATACGCACCAGGTGTTTAAAGACGAAACCGAAATCAAGCTGACTCAGAAGGAGTTCGCCCTGCTGGAGTTTCTGATTCGCAACAAGGGCAAGGTGTGCAGCCGAACACGCATCATCGAACACGTATGGGATATTCATTTCGACTCCGATACCTCTGTGATCGATGTCTACATCAACTTCCTGCGCAAGAAACTCGATACCGGCGATGGGAAAAACCACATCGGAACGATCCGGGGGGTGGGCTATATTGCGCGTGAAGAATAG